In Thioalbus denitrificans, the following are encoded in one genomic region:
- a CDS encoding glycosyltransferase family 9 protein gives MSAGRTVARILVLRLSALGDLVQLTRTVNVLHAHWPAARIDLLTSPLGESLFRGSGLFDAFRVWPHRSLLHHPLESLRFVRHLRRERYDLVVDMHCKRITGYLALLAHGKRLIRNGTPPLHRTFLGKHRKPALRIDAMLRGLGEPEAAVARSMAAYRVALPIPAANRERMQRRLTEAGRDPARPLVALSPGSSPGWPSKRWPAERFRALAAELGRRGIAVAVTGAPEEAGLAREVAAGLEGVYCLAGETTLPELAALMSLARVAVTNDSGPMHLAAAAGTPAVALFGPTAAARYGPDTLYGAPHLSLEVPPPCAPCYRGHCDKERLLCLEGIALERVLAAVLERLGPTADRVPAAGR, from the coding sequence GTGAGCGCGGGGCGCACGGTTGCGCGGATCCTGGTGCTGCGCCTGAGCGCGCTGGGCGACCTGGTCCAGCTCACCCGCACCGTGAACGTGCTCCACGCCCACTGGCCGGCGGCGCGCATTGATCTCCTCACCTCGCCCCTGGGGGAGAGCCTGTTCCGCGGCAGCGGCCTGTTCGACGCCTTCCGGGTCTGGCCCCACCGCTCGCTGCTGCACCACCCGCTGGAGAGCCTGCGCTTCGTGCGACACCTGCGCCGGGAGCGCTACGACCTGGTGGTGGACATGCACTGCAAGCGGATCACCGGCTACCTGGCGCTCCTGGCGCACGGGAAGCGGCTCATCCGCAACGGCACCCCGCCGCTGCACCGCACCTTCCTCGGCAAGCACCGCAAGCCCGCCCTGCGCATCGACGCGATGCTGCGCGGCCTGGGGGAGCCGGAGGCGGCCGTGGCCCGGAGCATGGCGGCCTACCGGGTGGCGCTGCCGATCCCAGCGGCCAACCGCGAGCGCATGCAGCGGCGGCTCACGGAGGCCGGCCGGGACCCCGCGCGGCCGCTGGTGGCCCTGTCGCCGGGCTCCAGCCCCGGCTGGCCCTCCAAGCGCTGGCCCGCGGAACGCTTCCGGGCCCTGGCCGCGGAGCTGGGCCGGCGCGGCATCGCGGTGGCGGTGACCGGGGCGCCCGAGGAGGCCGGACTGGCGCGGGAGGTGGCGGCGGGACTGGAGGGGGTCTACTGCCTGGCGGGGGAGACCACCCTGCCGGAGCTGGCGGCGCTGATGTCCCTGGCCCGGGTGGCGGTGACCAACGACAGCGGCCCCATGCACCTGGCCGCGGCGGCGGGCACGCCGGCCGTCGCCCTGTTCGGCCCCACGGCCGCGGCGCGCTACGGACCCGACACCCTCTACGGGGCGCCGCACCTGTCGCTGGAGGTGCCGCCGCCCTGCGCACCCTGCTACCGGGGCCACTGCGACAAGGAGCGGCTGCTGTGCCTGGAGGGCATCGCCCTGGAGCGGGTCCTGGCGGCGGTGCTCGAGCGGCTGGGCCCGACTGCGGACCGGGTCCCCGCCGCCGGGCGGTGA
- a CDS encoding sulfotransferase domain-containing protein — MDSKFAYHCWRRDVSNFAMLKYRDYQGFMVSMQNSGTQWLKHMMSNALALKYDVPPPKYVQNELSNELIGHPKHKRIHPHLPRIASSHSIPHILLGSPLLHRWLRFPRYVVLVRDIRAALVSHYEKRKEKYGIPFSEYLRGDPSGKRFQVDIWWYLHFMNRWGAVQAALPGEVLVVRYEELRRDTEAGLREVFRHFGIDMPDGIIAAAVAESSKEKMAKKVKQDHWHQGVVRMDERDPLTWFGEEDIRFFTATLEENARYTLGYSYWSD, encoded by the coding sequence ATGGATTCGAAATTCGCCTACCACTGCTGGCGCCGCGATGTCTCCAACTTCGCCATGCTCAAGTACCGCGACTACCAGGGCTTCATGGTCAGCATGCAGAACTCGGGCACCCAGTGGCTGAAGCACATGATGAGCAACGCCCTGGCGCTGAAATACGATGTGCCGCCGCCGAAATACGTGCAGAACGAGCTCAGCAACGAGCTCATCGGGCATCCGAAGCACAAGCGCATCCATCCGCACCTGCCGCGCATCGCCAGCAGCCACTCGATCCCGCACATCCTGCTCGGCTCGCCGCTGCTGCACCGCTGGCTCCGGTTTCCCCGCTACGTGGTGCTGGTGCGCGACATCCGCGCCGCGCTGGTCTCCCACTACGAGAAGCGCAAGGAGAAGTACGGCATTCCGTTCTCCGAGTACCTGCGCGGGGACCCCAGCGGCAAGCGCTTCCAGGTGGACATCTGGTGGTATCTGCATTTCATGAACCGCTGGGGCGCGGTGCAGGCCGCCCTTCCCGGAGAGGTGCTGGTGGTGCGGTACGAGGAGCTGCGCCGCGACACCGAGGCGGGGCTGCGCGAGGTGTTCCGGCATTTCGGCATCGACATGCCCGATGGGATCATCGCCGCCGCGGTGGCCGAGTCGTCGAAGGAAAAGATGGCCAAAAAGGTGAAGCAGGACCACTGGCACCAGGGCGTGGTGCGCATGGACGAGCGCGATCCCCTGACCTGGTTCGGCGAAGAGGACATCCGCTTCTTCACCGCGACGCTCGAGGAGAACGCCCGCTACACCCTCGGCTACAGCTACTGGTCCGACTGA
- a CDS encoding glycosyltransferase family 4 protein translates to MDARRLTVLQVLPALESGGVERGTLEVAAELVRRGHRSLVMSGGGRLVEPLERAGSRHLQWPIGRKSLRTLGLVRPLRRLLAQERVDIVHVRSRVPGWIVWRALQGMAPESRPALVTTVHGPYSKPWYSVVMVRGARIIAVSETIRDYIRANYPRVDMGRVRVIHRGVDRGEFPYGYRPPPAWLAAWAGDHPALAGRFVITLPARVTRWKGQEDLLRIVALLKQRGVPVHGLVAGGCEPRREEFLAELRAEAARLGLEHDVTFLGHRSDLREVMAVSNVVLSLSREPEAFGRTTIEALSLGVPVAGYDHGGVGEQLREVLPAGRIPPGDVEAAVDLLAGWHASPPAVPAGHRFTRARMLDETLRVYAEVAGP, encoded by the coding sequence ATGGATGCCCGCCGCCTGACCGTCCTGCAGGTGCTGCCCGCGCTGGAGAGCGGCGGGGTGGAACGGGGCACCCTGGAGGTGGCCGCGGAGCTGGTGCGCCGCGGCCACCGCTCCCTGGTCATGTCGGGCGGCGGCCGGCTGGTGGAGCCGCTGGAGCGGGCCGGCTCCCGCCACCTGCAGTGGCCCATCGGCAGGAAGTCCCTGCGCACCCTGGGGCTGGTCCGCCCCCTGCGCCGGCTGCTGGCGCAGGAGCGGGTGGATATCGTCCACGTGCGCTCGCGCGTTCCCGGCTGGATCGTCTGGCGGGCGCTGCAGGGCATGGCGCCGGAGTCGCGGCCGGCCCTGGTCACCACCGTCCACGGCCCCTACTCCAAGCCCTGGTACAGCGTGGTGATGGTCCGGGGGGCGCGCATCATCGCCGTCTCCGAAACCATCCGCGACTATATCCGCGCCAACTATCCCCGGGTGGACATGGGGCGGGTGCGGGTGATCCACCGGGGGGTCGATCGCGGCGAATTCCCCTACGGCTACCGGCCCCCGCCGGCCTGGCTGGCCGCCTGGGCGGGCGATCACCCCGCTCTCGCCGGCCGCTTCGTGATCACCCTGCCGGCGCGCGTCACGCGCTGGAAGGGGCAGGAGGACCTGCTGCGGATCGTCGCCCTGCTCAAGCAGCGGGGCGTGCCGGTGCACGGCCTGGTGGCGGGCGGCTGCGAGCCGCGGCGGGAGGAGTTCCTCGCCGAGCTCAGGGCCGAGGCCGCGCGGCTCGGCCTGGAGCACGACGTCACCTTCCTCGGCCACCGCTCGGACCTGCGCGAGGTGATGGCCGTCTCCAACGTGGTGCTGTCGCTGTCCCGGGAGCCGGAGGCGTTCGGCCGCACCACCATCGAGGCTCTCAGCCTGGGGGTGCCGGTGGCGGGCTACGATCACGGCGGGGTCGGCGAGCAGCTGCGGGAGGTGCTCCCGGCGGGCCGGATTCCGCCCGGCGACGTGGAGGCGGCGGTGGATCTGCTCGCCGGCTGGCACGCCTCCCCGCCCGCGGTGCCCGCCGGGCACCGCTTCACCCGGGCGCGGATGCTGGATGAGACGCTGCGGGTCTACGCCGAGGTGGCGGGCCCCTGA
- a CDS encoding mitochondrial fission ELM1 family protein: MRGEPAPLVVWRLLDGKPGHENQSLGLVRALDERRRIQLHDLPAPTRLRCLADWLAGRFPAGAGLPDPALVIGAGHATHPALLAACRARGGRSVVLMRPSLPRRWFDLCIVPAHDGVPAGANTLVTRGVLNAVRPTTGHRDDRGLFLIGGESAHYTWKDARVVAQVERIVTATPAVRFTLTTSRRTPASFLRLLAGRGLSSLRVVPVERTEPGWVAGHLAESGRVWVTGDSVSMIYEALTSGAAVGLLQLGARRPGRVTRGVEALIEARLVTPYAAWSAGAPLAPPTEPFDEAARCAGWICDRWMPAA, translated from the coding sequence GTGAGGGGCGAACCCGCACCGCTGGTCGTCTGGCGCCTGCTGGACGGCAAGCCGGGGCACGAGAACCAGAGCCTGGGGCTGGTGCGGGCACTGGACGAGCGGCGGCGGATTCAGCTCCACGACCTTCCCGCTCCCACGCGGCTGCGCTGCCTGGCGGACTGGCTGGCCGGACGCTTTCCGGCCGGCGCCGGACTTCCCGACCCCGCGCTCGTCATCGGCGCCGGCCATGCCACCCATCCCGCGCTGCTGGCGGCGTGCCGGGCCCGGGGTGGCCGGAGCGTGGTGCTGATGCGCCCGAGTCTGCCCCGGCGCTGGTTCGATCTCTGCATCGTCCCCGCCCACGACGGCGTGCCGGCCGGGGCCAACACCCTGGTCACGCGGGGAGTGCTCAACGCCGTGCGTCCGACCACCGGCCACCGTGACGATCGCGGGCTGTTCCTGATCGGCGGGGAATCGGCCCACTACACCTGGAAAGACGCGCGGGTGGTGGCGCAGGTGGAGCGGATCGTGACCGCGACGCCGGCGGTCCGCTTCACCCTCACCACCTCGCGGCGCACGCCGGCCTCCTTTCTGCGGCTTCTCGCCGGGCGCGGGCTCTCCTCCCTGCGGGTGGTTCCAGTGGAACGGACGGAGCCGGGCTGGGTGGCCGGGCATCTCGCCGAGAGCGGCCGGGTCTGGGTCACCGGGGACTCGGTCTCGATGATCTACGAGGCGCTGACCTCCGGCGCCGCCGTCGGCCTGCTGCAGCTCGGGGCGCGCCGGCCCGGACGCGTCACCCGGGGCGTGGAGGCGCTGATCGAGGCGCGGCTGGTGACCCCCTACGCAGCCTGGAGCGCTGGCGCCCCGCTGGCGCCCCCCACCGAACCCTTTGACGAGGCGGCCCGCTGCGCGGGCTGGATCTGCGACCGATGGATGCCCGCCGCCTGA
- a CDS encoding zinc-finger domain-containing protein produces MAENSTATAQAPTRCEVARKDLPLHCPLPGTSLWNSHPRVFLPIETTGRAVCPYCGTEYVLRDE; encoded by the coding sequence ATGGCCGAGAACAGTACCGCCACCGCCCAGGCCCCGACCCGCTGCGAGGTCGCCCGCAAGGACCTGCCCCTGCACTGCCCGCTGCCGGGAACGAGCCTGTGGAATTCCCATCCGCGCGTGTTCCTGCCCATCGAAACGACCGGCCGCGCCGTCTGCCCCTACTGCGGCACCGAGTACGTCCTGCGGGACGAGTAG
- a CDS encoding branched-chain amino acid transaminase, whose amino-acid sequence MSMDDRDGVIWLDGELVPWREARVHVLTHTLHYGMGVFEGVRAYRAEQGTAIFRLEDHTDRLFSSAHILGMRMQFDKEAVNAAQRAVVRENGLQSAYIRPMCFYGSEGMGLRADNLRVHTMVAAWDWGSYLGAENMEKGIRVKVSSFTRHHVNITMCKAKANGNYMNSMLALKEALECGYDEALLLDNEGFVMEGSGENIFLVRNGTIYTPDLTSALDGITRSTVIDLARELGIPVVEKRITRDEVYVADEAFFTGTAAEVTPIREVDGRLIGSGSRGPMTERLQSLYFDLVHGRLDAHADWLAYV is encoded by the coding sequence ATGAGTATGGATGACCGTGACGGCGTCATCTGGCTGGACGGCGAGCTGGTGCCGTGGCGCGAGGCCCGGGTGCATGTGCTGACCCACACCCTGCACTACGGCATGGGCGTGTTCGAGGGCGTGCGCGCCTACAGGGCCGAACAGGGCACGGCGATCTTCCGGCTCGAGGATCACACCGACCGGCTGTTCAGCTCCGCCCACATCCTCGGCATGCGCATGCAGTTCGACAAGGAGGCGGTGAACGCGGCCCAGCGCGCCGTGGTGCGCGAGAACGGGCTGCAGAGCGCCTACATCCGCCCCATGTGCTTCTACGGCTCCGAGGGCATGGGCCTGCGCGCCGACAACCTGCGCGTGCACACCATGGTGGCCGCCTGGGACTGGGGTTCCTACCTGGGCGCGGAGAACATGGAGAAGGGGATCCGGGTCAAGGTCTCCTCCTTCACCCGCCATCACGTGAACATCACCATGTGCAAGGCGAAGGCCAACGGCAACTACATGAACTCCATGCTGGCGCTGAAGGAGGCGCTGGAGTGCGGCTACGACGAGGCCCTGCTGCTGGACAACGAGGGGTTCGTGATGGAAGGCAGCGGCGAGAACATCTTCCTCGTCCGCAACGGCACCATCTACACCCCGGATCTCACCTCGGCGCTGGACGGCATCACCCGCTCCACGGTCATCGACCTGGCCCGGGAACTCGGCATTCCGGTGGTGGAGAAGCGCATCACCCGTGACGAGGTCTACGTGGCCGACGAGGCCTTCTTCACCGGCACCGCCGCCGAGGTGACCCCGATCCGCGAGGTGGATGGCCGGCTCATCGGCAGCGGCAGCCGCGGCCCGATGACCGAACGCCTGCAGTCGCTCTACTTCGACCTGGTGCATGGGCGCCTCGATGCCCATGCCGACTGGCTCGCCTACGTCTGA
- the glnE gene encoding bifunctional [glutamate--ammonia ligase]-adenylyl-L-tyrosine phosphorylase/[glutamate--ammonia-ligase] adenylyltransferase, with protein MPTDAPHPPFLRALAQLPEPLRPAVERHWSRYVESAEREQVPVAGHPEFLRGLCRVWAGSEYVAQWCAREPALLAGLQASGDLFAADAPGELLSRLDRHLGKVLNDDHLAQLLRTFRRREMMRIIWRDLAGWSGLDETMTDLSRLAEHCIDRALGLLDTWQRKEYGTPAGADGTPQSLVVIGMGKLGAGELNLSSDVDLIFAYPEDGETRGRRPRVANEEYFIRLGRRLIAVLDAQTRDGFVFRVDMRLRPFGGSGPLAMSFDALEEYYQEQGREWERYAMIKARVVGGDRARGGELLAALRPFVYRRYLDFGAFESLREMKEMIAREVRRKGIEDNVKTGPGGIREVEFIGQAFQLIRGGRDTRLQERRILQVLRVLAERRYLPEFVSRELAAAYVFLRRVEHRLQAVEDQQTQRLPDDDLGRLRLAHGMGYADWKGFLEALHGHMETVHAHFDQVIAAPQAEAPAAESGGHAELESVWRGRFDAGQAQEILARAGLDDVAEVHRRLEQLRGGTTARVLGRQGRERLDRLMPLLLGAVGGLEAPARAFFRVLDILEAVAGRSAYLALLVENPMALSQLVRLCAASPWIATELARHPLLLDELLDPRSLYAPPRGAALEDELRQQMLRVPEEDLEQQMEHLRHFRQAQVLRVAAADMMGALPLMKVSDHLTEIAEVVLRQVLDLAWSQMALRYGRPTGSDGQPLESGFLIIAYGKLGGIELGYGSDLDLVFLHGGDPDGNTAGGPRTVANGVFFARLGQRIIHVLNTLTPAGVLYEVDMRLRPSGASGLLVSSLDAFAEYQREDAWTWEHQALVRARPVAGDAALGARFDGIRRAVLGRRRERGALAREVREMRQRMREALGSREAGWFDLKQDPGGIADIEFMVQYGVLLWSSEHPELLRYPDNIRILEGLAAAGLMDPADAELLADAYRAYREVVHRCALQQEPARVEEGAFNDYRQAVRRIWAAQLET; from the coding sequence ATGCCCACCGACGCGCCCCATCCCCCATTCCTGCGCGCGCTTGCGCAGCTGCCCGAACCGCTGCGCCCCGCCGTGGAACGGCACTGGTCCCGCTATGTGGAGTCGGCGGAGCGCGAGCAGGTGCCGGTGGCGGGGCATCCGGAATTCCTCCGCGGGCTGTGCCGGGTCTGGGCCGGGAGCGAGTACGTGGCCCAGTGGTGCGCGCGCGAGCCGGCCCTGCTGGCCGGGCTCCAGGCCAGCGGCGACCTGTTCGCCGCGGATGCGCCGGGGGAGCTGCTATCGCGCCTCGACCGTCACCTCGGCAAAGTGCTCAACGACGACCACCTCGCCCAGCTGCTGCGCACCTTCCGCCGCCGCGAGATGATGCGCATCATCTGGCGCGATCTCGCCGGCTGGTCCGGCCTCGACGAGACCATGACCGACCTGAGCCGGCTGGCGGAGCACTGCATCGACCGGGCGCTCGGGTTGCTCGACACCTGGCAGCGCAAGGAGTACGGAACGCCCGCCGGGGCGGACGGAACGCCCCAGTCCCTGGTGGTCATCGGCATGGGCAAGCTCGGGGCCGGCGAGCTCAACCTCTCCTCGGACGTGGATCTCATCTTCGCCTACCCGGAGGATGGCGAGACGCGGGGCCGGCGTCCGCGCGTGGCCAACGAGGAGTACTTCATCCGCCTCGGCCGGCGCCTCATCGCAGTGCTCGATGCCCAGACCCGGGACGGCTTCGTGTTCCGGGTGGACATGCGCCTGCGCCCCTTCGGCGGCAGCGGCCCGCTCGCCATGAGCTTCGACGCCCTGGAGGAGTACTACCAGGAACAGGGGCGCGAGTGGGAGCGCTACGCCATGATCAAGGCCCGGGTGGTGGGCGGCGACCGCGCCCGGGGCGGGGAGCTGCTGGCGGCCCTGCGGCCCTTCGTCTACCGCCGCTACCTGGATTTCGGCGCCTTCGAGTCCCTGCGCGAGATGAAGGAGATGATCGCCCGCGAGGTGCGCCGCAAGGGGATCGAGGACAACGTCAAGACCGGGCCCGGCGGCATCCGCGAGGTGGAGTTCATCGGCCAGGCCTTCCAGCTGATCCGCGGCGGCCGCGACACCCGGCTGCAGGAGCGGCGCATCCTGCAGGTCCTGCGGGTGCTCGCCGAGCGCCGCTACCTGCCGGAGTTCGTCAGCCGCGAACTCGCCGCGGCCTACGTCTTCCTGCGCCGGGTCGAGCACCGTCTGCAGGCGGTGGAGGACCAGCAGACCCAGCGTCTGCCCGACGACGACCTCGGTCGGCTGCGCCTTGCCCACGGCATGGGCTACGCCGACTGGAAGGGATTCCTGGAGGCGCTGCACGGGCACATGGAGACGGTGCACGCCCATTTCGACCAGGTCATCGCCGCGCCCCAGGCCGAGGCCCCGGCCGCGGAGTCGGGAGGGCATGCCGAGCTGGAGTCGGTGTGGCGGGGGCGTTTCGATGCGGGGCAGGCCCAGGAGATTCTCGCCCGGGCGGGGCTGGACGACGTCGCCGAGGTGCACCGGCGCCTGGAGCAGCTGCGCGGCGGCACCACGGCACGCGTGCTCGGTCGCCAGGGCCGGGAGCGCCTGGATCGGCTCATGCCCCTGCTGCTCGGCGCGGTGGGCGGGCTGGAGGCGCCGGCGCGGGCCTTTTTCCGCGTGCTGGACATCCTCGAGGCCGTCGCCGGGCGCAGCGCCTACCTGGCGCTGCTGGTGGAAAACCCCATGGCCCTGTCGCAGTTGGTGCGCCTGTGCGCCGCCTCCCCCTGGATCGCCACCGAGCTGGCCCGCCACCCGCTGCTGCTGGACGAGCTGCTCGACCCCCGCTCCCTGTATGCCCCGCCCCGCGGCGCGGCGCTGGAGGACGAGCTGCGCCAGCAGATGCTGCGGGTCCCCGAGGAGGACCTGGAGCAGCAGATGGAGCACCTGCGCCACTTCCGCCAGGCCCAGGTGCTGCGGGTGGCCGCCGCCGACATGATGGGTGCGCTGCCGCTGATGAAGGTGAGCGATCACCTGACCGAGATTGCCGAGGTGGTGTTGCGCCAGGTGCTGGATCTGGCCTGGTCCCAGATGGCGCTCCGCTATGGCCGGCCCACCGGCAGCGATGGACAGCCGCTCGAATCGGGCTTCCTCATCATCGCCTACGGCAAGCTCGGCGGCATCGAGCTCGGCTACGGCTCGGACCTGGACCTGGTGTTCCTGCACGGGGGGGATCCCGACGGCAACACCGCCGGCGGGCCGCGGACGGTGGCCAACGGGGTGTTCTTCGCCCGCCTGGGCCAGCGCATCATCCACGTGCTCAACACCCTCACCCCGGCGGGCGTGCTCTACGAGGTGGACATGCGCCTGCGGCCCTCCGGCGCCTCGGGCCTGCTGGTGAGCTCGCTGGATGCGTTCGCGGAGTACCAGCGCGAGGACGCCTGGACCTGGGAGCACCAGGCGCTGGTGCGGGCCCGGCCGGTGGCCGGCGACGCCGCCCTCGGCGCCCGCTTCGATGGGATCCGGCGCGCGGTGCTGGGTCGGCGGCGCGAGCGCGGGGCGCTGGCCCGCGAGGTGCGGGAGATGCGCCAGCGCATGCGCGAGGCGCTGGGCAGCCGCGAGGCGGGCTGGTTCGACCTCAAGCAGGATCCGGGTGGTATCGCGGACATTGAATTTATGGTCCAATATGGGGTCTTGCTCTGGTCGAGCGAACACCCGGAACTCCTGCGTTACCCCGACAATATCCGCATCCTCGAGGGACTCGCCGCGGCGGGCCTCATGGATCCCGCCGACGCCGAACTGCTGGCCGACGCCTATCGGGCGTACCGCGAGGTGGTGCACCGCTGCGCGCTGCAGCAGGAGCCCGCCCGGGTGGAAGAGGGCGCTTTCAACGACTACCGCCAGGCCGTGCGCCGGATCTGGGCCGCGCAGCTGGAGACGTGA
- a CDS encoding REP-associated tyrosine transposase — protein sequence MARMARLVVPHYPHHVTQRGNRRQQVFFSTADYRLYLELLAKACREQQTRVLAYCLMPNHVHLVMVPDREDGLRAVLGEVHRRYSRHVNRREDWRGHLWQERFYSSVMDEWHLLAAIRYVELNPVRAGLCGQACEWPWSSAAAHLDGRDDDLVSVAPMRERISDWEGYLQVDVDTTEGERIRRHARSGRPLGSDEFVAQLERLTRRRLRPARRGRKGSGLERRERELK from the coding sequence ATGGCCAGGATGGCCCGCTTGGTGGTTCCCCATTATCCACACCATGTCACCCAACGCGGCAACCGGCGGCAGCAAGTCTTCTTCAGCACGGCCGACTACAGACTTTACCTGGAGTTGCTGGCCAAGGCCTGCCGCGAGCAGCAGACCCGGGTCCTGGCATACTGCCTCATGCCCAACCATGTGCATCTGGTCATGGTACCTGATCGCGAGGATGGACTTCGCGCCGTGCTCGGGGAGGTCCACCGCCGCTATTCCCGCCACGTGAACCGGCGCGAGGACTGGCGCGGCCATCTCTGGCAGGAGCGCTTCTACTCATCGGTGATGGACGAGTGGCACCTCCTGGCAGCGATACGCTACGTCGAGCTGAACCCGGTTCGGGCCGGGCTGTGCGGGCAGGCGTGCGAGTGGCCCTGGTCGAGCGCTGCCGCCCACCTGGATGGGCGGGACGACGACCTGGTGAGCGTCGCCCCCATGCGAGAACGCATCTCCGACTGGGAGGGCTATCTGCAGGTGGACGTGGATACAACGGAAGGGGAAAGAATCCGGCGCCACGCCCGAAGCGGGCGCCCGCTGGGCAGCGACGAGTTCGTGGCCCAACTGGAGCGCCTGACCCGGCGGCGCCTCAGGCCGGCCCGGCGCGGACGGAAAGGGAGCGGGCTGGAACGTCGGGAGAGGGAGTTGAAATAA
- the groL gene encoding chaperonin GroEL (60 kDa chaperone family; promotes refolding of misfolded polypeptides especially under stressful conditions; forms two stacked rings of heptamers to form a barrel-shaped 14mer; ends can be capped by GroES; misfolded proteins enter the barrel where they are refolded when GroES binds): MAAKDVKFGDDARHRMVAGVNILANAVKVTLGPKGRNVVLEKAFGAPTVTKDGVSVAKEIELKDKFENMGAQMVKEVASQTSDVAGDGTTTATVLAQAIMREGMKAVAAGMNPMDLKRGIDKAVAGAVAELKNLSKPCTDDKAIAQVGTISANSDELVGRIIADAMAKVGKEGVITVEDGSGLENELDVVEGMQFDRGYLSPYFINNQEKMAAILDDCYILLHDKKISNIRELLPVLEGVAKAGKPLLIIAEDVEGEALATLVVNTIRGIVKVCAVKAPGFGDRRKAMLQDIAILTGGTVISEEVGLALDKVTLDDLGHAKKVEVTKENTTIIDGAGSPDDIKARVEQIRKQIEETSSDYDREKLQERVAKLAGGVAVIKVGAATEMEMKEKKARVEDALHATRAAVEEGVVPGGGVALVRVQAAISALQGDNHDQDMGISIARRAMEEPLRQIVANAGSEGSVVMNKVREGEGNYGYNAQTGEYGDMVEMGILDPAKVTRSALQNAASVAGLLITTECMVAEHPKDEKAGGGDMGDMGGMGGMGGMGGMGMM, from the coding sequence ATGGCTGCGAAAGACGTTAAGTTCGGTGACGACGCCCGCCACCGCATGGTTGCCGGTGTCAACATCCTGGCCAACGCCGTGAAGGTGACCCTGGGCCCCAAGGGCCGCAACGTGGTGCTGGAGAAGGCCTTCGGCGCCCCCACCGTCACCAAGGACGGTGTCTCCGTCGCCAAGGAGATCGAGCTGAAGGACAAGTTCGAGAACATGGGCGCGCAGATGGTGAAGGAGGTCGCGTCCCAGACCTCCGACGTGGCCGGTGACGGCACCACCACCGCCACCGTGCTGGCCCAGGCCATCATGCGCGAGGGCATGAAGGCGGTGGCCGCCGGCATGAACCCGATGGATCTGAAGCGCGGCATCGACAAGGCCGTGGCCGGCGCCGTGGCGGAGCTGAAGAACCTCTCCAAGCCCTGCACCGACGACAAGGCCATCGCCCAGGTGGGCACCATCTCCGCCAACTCCGACGAGCTGGTGGGCCGCATCATCGCCGACGCCATGGCGAAGGTGGGCAAGGAAGGCGTCATCACCGTCGAGGACGGCTCCGGTCTGGAGAACGAGCTCGACGTGGTGGAGGGCATGCAGTTCGACCGCGGCTACCTCTCCCCCTACTTCATCAACAACCAGGAGAAGATGGCCGCCATCCTGGACGACTGCTACATCCTCCTGCACGACAAGAAGATCTCCAACATCCGCGAACTGCTGCCGGTGCTCGAGGGCGTGGCCAAGGCCGGCAAGCCGCTGCTGATCATCGCCGAGGACGTGGAGGGCGAGGCCCTGGCCACCCTGGTGGTGAACACCATCCGCGGCATCGTGAAGGTCTGCGCCGTCAAGGCCCCCGGCTTCGGCGATCGCCGCAAGGCCATGCTCCAGGATATCGCCATCCTCACCGGCGGCACCGTCATCTCCGAGGAGGTGGGTCTGGCGCTGGACAAGGTGACCCTGGACGATCTGGGCCATGCCAAGAAGGTCGAGGTGACCAAGGAGAACACCACCATCATCGATGGCGCCGGTTCCCCCGATGACATCAAGGCCCGGGTGGAGCAGATCCGCAAGCAGATCGAGGAGACCTCCTCCGACTACGACCGCGAGAAGCTCCAGGAGCGCGTGGCGAAGCTGGCCGGCGGTGTGGCCGTCATCAAGGTGGGCGCCGCCACCGAGATGGAAATGAAGGAGAAGAAGGCCCGCGTCGAGGACGCCCTGCATGCCACCCGTGCCGCGGTGGAAGAGGGCGTCGTCCCCGGCGGTGGCGTGGCGCTGGTCCGCGTGCAGGCCGCCATCAGCGCCCTGCAGGGTGACAACCACGACCAGGACATGGGCATCAGCATCGCCCGCCGCGCCATGGAGGAGCCGCTGCGCCAGATCGTGGCCAACGCCGGCTCCGAGGGTTCCGTGGTCATGAACAAGGTCCGCGAGGGCGAGGGCAACTACGGCTACAACGCCCAGACCGGCGAGTACGGCGACATGGTGGAGATGGGTATCCTGGATCCCGCCAAGGTGACCCGTTCCGCGCTGCAGAACGCCGCCTCCGTGGCCGGCCTGCTGATCACCACCGAGTGCATGGTGGCCGAGCATCCGAAGGATGAGAAGGCCGGCGGTGGCGACATGGGCGACATGGGCGGCATGGGCGGCATGGGTGGCATGGGCGGCATGGGCATGATGTAA